The Paenibacillus sp. FSL R7-0204 genome includes a region encoding these proteins:
- a CDS encoding PTS sugar transporter subunit IIA, with amino-acid sequence MFSRWKAKKEEKPTEGVTRLEIYAPVSGQSVPLTEVPDETFAGGHMGQGIAIEPIEGRITAPFDGKIAHVVKTNHALILEHASGLQLLMHIGIDTVSLRGEGFISHIANGDEVQAGQTLIEFDLEAIRAAGYRTITPVIVTHNGEEPPEVDFHYGQVTAGTSSILTTAASQL; translated from the coding sequence ATGTTTTCGAGATGGAAAGCTAAAAAAGAAGAGAAACCTACTGAGGGGGTAACCCGCCTGGAGATATACGCTCCGGTCAGCGGACAGTCCGTACCATTAACAGAAGTGCCGGATGAGACCTTTGCTGGCGGGCATATGGGCCAAGGCATTGCCATAGAACCTATAGAGGGACGTATAACGGCCCCTTTTGACGGAAAAATCGCGCATGTGGTCAAAACCAATCATGCTCTAATCCTGGAGCATGCCTCAGGGTTACAGCTGCTGATGCACATCGGAATTGATACGGTCAGCTTGCGGGGCGAAGGCTTCATCAGCCATATTGCCAACGGAGATGAAGTGCAGGCAGGGCAGACGCTGATCGAATTCGATCTGGAGGCGATCCGGGCTGCGGGGTACCGTACCATTACTCCAGTGATTGTGACCCATAACGGGGAGGAACCTCCGGAGGTCGATTTCCATTACGGCCAGGTTACGGCAGGAACGAGCAGTATTCTTACCACAGCAGCTTCACAGCTATAG
- a CDS encoding PTS transporter subunit EIIC, with amino-acid sequence MLAFLQKLGKSLMLPVATLPAAALLQGLGLLDYEKDLHLGSAIGGFLNQYVAPFLNAGSGAIFGNLALIFAVGVAIGFAGDAVAALSALIAYMVLTKVLLIVPGTFSFIGDDVVLDMGVLGGIFAGAWAAFLYKKYHNIKLPDWLGFFAGKRFVPIVTAASTMVLAVFIGMVWSPIQDVISDFGNWVVGLGAIGAFVFGTANRLLVPIGLHHVINTIAWFQLGDFTNAAGEVVHGDVWRFLAGDKSAGMFTTGFFPIMMFALPGAALAFIHTAKPEKKKLVASIFIGSAIASILTGITEPLEFSFMFLAPLLYLVHALLTGVSMALMYILDVRLGFSFSAGLIDYLTNLKISTNAWVLFPVGLAFFLLYYVLFRFVIIKFNLKTPGREDDSEEEVIELSKGGATVSSSSRAAKILENIGGPGNIRSIDACITRLRLNVNDDKAVKDSALKQLGASGVMRLGQGAVQIVFGPQSEQLKDDIKKLM; translated from the coding sequence ATGTTGGCTTTTCTACAGAAGTTAGGGAAATCTCTGATGCTTCCAGTGGCAACTTTACCGGCGGCAGCTCTACTGCAGGGACTCGGCCTTCTCGATTACGAAAAGGATTTACATCTGGGTAGCGCTATCGGCGGATTCTTGAACCAGTATGTTGCTCCATTCTTAAACGCAGGTTCGGGTGCGATTTTCGGCAACTTGGCACTGATCTTTGCGGTAGGGGTTGCCATAGGCTTTGCCGGTGATGCTGTAGCTGCTTTATCGGCGCTTATTGCGTATATGGTTCTTACCAAAGTATTGTTGATCGTACCGGGAACCTTTAGTTTCATAGGTGACGATGTAGTGCTGGATATGGGCGTACTTGGGGGGATCTTTGCTGGTGCATGGGCCGCTTTCCTATACAAAAAGTATCACAATATCAAATTGCCAGATTGGCTCGGCTTCTTCGCAGGTAAACGGTTTGTTCCTATTGTTACTGCAGCCTCGACAATGGTATTGGCGGTCTTCATTGGTATGGTCTGGAGCCCGATACAAGATGTTATCAGTGATTTCGGTAACTGGGTAGTAGGCTTGGGTGCCATTGGTGCCTTCGTGTTCGGTACGGCGAACCGTCTGCTCGTTCCGATCGGCCTCCATCATGTTATCAATACCATTGCGTGGTTCCAGCTAGGTGACTTTACCAATGCAGCCGGCGAGGTAGTCCATGGTGACGTTTGGCGTTTCCTGGCCGGAGATAAAAGTGCAGGAATGTTCACCACCGGCTTCTTCCCGATTATGATGTTCGCTCTGCCTGGTGCGGCGCTTGCTTTCATTCATACCGCAAAACCGGAGAAGAAAAAGCTGGTAGCCTCCATCTTTATTGGATCTGCAATTGCCTCTATACTTACCGGGATTACCGAACCGCTGGAATTCTCATTTATGTTTTTGGCACCGTTATTGTACCTTGTCCATGCGTTATTGACCGGTGTGTCAATGGCTCTGATGTACATCCTGGATGTACGGCTCGGATTCAGCTTCTCTGCAGGTCTAATTGACTATCTGACGAACCTTAAGATTTCAACGAACGCATGGGTACTGTTTCCGGTAGGGTTGGCATTCTTCCTACTATATTATGTTTTATTCCGCTTTGTTATCATCAAGTTCAACCTCAAAACTCCCGGACGCGAGGATGACAGCGAGGAGGAGGTCATTGAACTGTCCAAAGGCGGGGCGACCGTGTCTTCCTCTTCCAGAGCCGCCAAGATTCTGGAGAATATCGGTGGTCCTGGGAACATCCGCAGCATCGATGCCTGTATCACCCGCTTGCGCCTTAACGTAAATGATGACAAGGCGGTTAAAGACTCCGCGCTTAAGCAGCTTGGTGCTTCCGGTGTGATGCGGCTTGGGCAGGGTGCCGTACAGATTGTGTTCGGACCGCAGTCTGAGCAGCTCAAGGATGATATCAAGAAACTGATGTAG